In Arachis hypogaea cultivar Tifrunner chromosome 17, arahy.Tifrunner.gnm2.J5K5, whole genome shotgun sequence, a single window of DNA contains:
- the LOC140180765 gene encoding uncharacterized protein, which translates to MTTNLVECINGVLKGTHNFQVTALVRATFYRLNELFTRKRAEVEVSMFDRRNEVFEVCEMPSGMEYAVDLRHQQCDCGDFQVDRIPCRHVFACCANQHLDRQVYVNEVYRMDEVRKVYEQG; encoded by the coding sequence TATCAATGGCGTCTTGAAAGGGACACACAACTTTCAAGTGACAGCACTTGTTAGAGCCACTTTTTACAGACTCAATGAGTTGTTCACCAGAAAGAGGGCCGAGGTCGAGGTTAGTATGTTTGACAGGCGGAATGAGGTGTTTGAGGTTTGTGAGATGCCATCTGGTATGGAGTACGCAGTTGATCTACGCCACCAACAATGTGATTGTGGTGATTTTCAGGTAGATCGAATTCCATGTCGCCATGTGTTTGCATGTTGTGCGAACCAACATCTTGACCGGCAAGTTTATGTGAATGAGGTTTATCGGATGGATGAGGTCAGAAAGGTCTATGAGCAGGGT